From Plectropomus leopardus isolate mb chromosome 4, YSFRI_Pleo_2.0, whole genome shotgun sequence, the proteins below share one genomic window:
- the uba6 gene encoding ubiquitin-like modifier-activating enzyme 6 produces the protein MAADSMEIDDSLYSRQRYVLGDSAMHQMAQSSVFLSGMGGLGIEIAKNIVLAGVKAVTLHDTKQCETWDLGSNFFIRKEDVLSQRTRVEAVCPRVAELNPYVHVDMSHCALDNNTDLSFLGKYQCVILTEARLSLQKRVNEFCHSQRPPIRFIGCDAYGICVRVFCDFGDEFEVSDPTGEEPKEIFIQSITQDNPGVVTCMDNQPHGLQTGQSVVFREVNGMVEVNGTTRQVSVLSPYSFAIGDTSQLQPYAHGGFFVLVKTPRTYRFETIERQLCDPQVLTPDFSKPEAPLQIHAAMLALDIFQEQHSRLPNIGCLQDAEVLVKLAEEVNATLRNKAPVNTELVRCLSKTARGTLPPLAAAVGGLASQEVLKAITGKFAPLQQWFFLDAIEVVRPLQSVSVEEFFPKGDRYDGLRACIGESMCLELHKLRVFMVGCGAIGCEMLKNFALLGVGLAKSSGEVCITDPDLIEKSNLNRQFLFRPHHIQKPKSTTAAEATHEINPDLQVDAHLNKVCPATESIYNDSFYSRLNLVVTALDNVEARRYVDSRCVSNQRPLLDSGTMGTKGHTEIIVPNLTESYNSHRDPPEEEIPFCTLKSFPSVIEHTIQWARDKFENSFVHKPSMYNSFWQTHSSAEVVLQRMQTGESLEGAFQVIKLLSKRPSTWEHCITIARLKFEKYFKRKALQLLHSFPLDTRLKDGSLFWQSPKRPPAPFDFDLKDSLHFTFIVSTARLFAGIYNIPYSEKDLSEETVIRVLSDVKIPEYRPSEKCIETDETAKKPDHMKMPLSSEEEREAITQLEQAIASDSVTAERLQMSPLQFEKDDDSNGHMDFVTSASALRARMYSIEPADRLKTKRIAGKIIPAIATATAAVAGLVALELIKVVGGNEFESFKNCFFNLAIPVVVLTEPAAVKQTHIRDNIYFSIWDCWTIFGHEDFTLSDFMNAVREKYGIEPTMVVHGVKMLYVPVMPGHSKRLKLTMQKLIKPSVDRRYVDLTVSFAPEADGEDDLPGPPVRYFFSRNGETP, from the exons ATGGCTGCAGACTCGATGGAGATTGACGACTCTCTTTACAG CCGCCAGCGATATGTGCTGGGAGACAGTGCTATGCACCAGATGGCCCAGTCCTCAGTCTTTCTCAGTGGAATGGGAGGACTGGGAATTGAGATAG CAAAGAACATTGTCCTGGCTGGTGTGAAG gcAGTCACCCTTCATGACACAAAGCAGTGTGAAACCTGGGATCTAGGCTCCAACTTCTTTATCCGCAAAGAGGACGTGTTGAGTCAGAGGACAAG GGTCGAGGCAGTGTGCCCTCGGGTCGCAGAGTTGAACCCCTATGTCCATGTGGACATGTCTCACTGTGCTCTGGACAACAACACTGATCTCAGCTTTCTTGGAAAGTATCAG TGTGTGATTCTGACTGAAGCCAGATTGAGCCTACAGAAGAGAGTGAATGAGTTCTGCCACTCACAGCGACCCCCCATCAGA TTCATTGGCTGTGATGCATATGGAATCTGTGTGCGggtgttttgtgattttggagatGAGTTTGAGGTGTCAGATCCCACAGGAGAGGAGCCCAAGGAGATTTTCATCCAAAGCATCACTCAG GACAATCCTGGCGTGGTAACCTGCATGGACAACCAACCCCATGGTCTGCAGACAGGCCAGAGTGTTGTCTTCAGAGAGGTCAACGGCATGGTGGAAGTCAATGGCACCACACGGCAGGTTTCAG TCCTTTCCCCTTACAGTTTTGCTATAGGAGACACATCCCAACTACAACCATATGCACACGgaggtttctttgttttggtgaaAACCCCCAGGACCTACAGATTT GAGACAATAGAGAGGCAGCTGTGTGATCCTCAGGTCCTGACTCCAGACTTCAGTAAACCAGAG GCCCCGCTACAGATCCATGCAGCCATGTTGGCTCTGGACATCTTCCAGGAGCAGCACAGTAGACTTCCCAACATtgg GTGTTTGCAGGATGCTGAGGTTTTAGTGAAGCTGGCTGAGGAAGTGAATGCAACTCTCAGGAACAAA GCTCCTGTGAATACTGAGTTGGTGCGCTGTCTGTCAAAAACAGCGAGGGGAACTCTTCCTCCGTTAGCAGCAGCTGTAGGAGGTCTGGCCAGCCAGGAAGTTCTGAAGGCCATCACAGGGAAGTTTGCACCGCTGCAGCAATGG ttttttcttgATGCCATCGAGGTCGTCAGGCCACTTCAATCTGTTTCTGTCGAGGAGTTTTTCCCAAAGGGCGATCGGTATGATGGACTACGAGCTTGTATCGGCGAATCAATGTGTCTAGAGCTGCACAAGCTTAGAGTCTTTATG GTTGGCTGTGGCGCCATCGGCTGcgaaatgctgaaaaacttCGCCCTGCTTGGAGTGGGATTGGCCAAGAGCTCAGGAGAG GTATGCATCACAGACCCAGACCTTATAGAAAAGTCCAACCTCAATCGGCAGTTTCTCTTTAGACCACATCATATACAG AAACCGAAGAGTACCACAGCAGCAGAAGCCACTCATGAAATCAACCCAGACCTGCAGGTGGATGCTCACCTCAACAAGGTGTGTCCGGCTACTGAGAGCATCTACAACGACTCCTTCTACTCCCGCCTGAACCTAGTGGTCACTGCGCTGGACAACGTGGAGGCTCGCAGATATGTAGACAG ccGCTGTGTATCCAATCAGAGACCTCTCCTGGACTCTGGCACCATGGGAACTAAAGGACACACAGAAAtcattgtgccaaatttgacagaGTCCTACAATAGCcat AGGGACCCCCCAGAGGAGGAGATCCCATTCTGCACTCTCAAGTCTTTCCCTTCTGTCATAGAGCACACCATTCAGTGGGCCAGAGACAAG TTTGAGAATTCGTTTGTCCACAAGCCTTCCATGTACAACTCGTTCTGGCAGACCCACTCGTCAGCTGAAGTGGTGTTACAG aggatGCAGACGGGGGAAAGTCTGGAGGGGGCATTCCAGGTCATTAAGCTGCTTAGCAAACGGCCTAGCACATGGGAACATTGCATCACTATTGCCCGTCTGAAATTTGAAAAGTATTTCAAGAGAAAG GCCCTACAACTGTTGCACTCTTTCCCCCTGGACACAAGGTTAAAAGATGGAA GTTTGTTTTGGCAGTCCCCAAAAAGACCTCCAGCACCTTTTGATTTTGACTTGAAAGACTCTTT GCACTTCACTTTCATTGTCAGCACTGCACGGCTCTTTGCAGGGATTTATAACATCCCTTACTCAGAAAAG GATCTCTCTGAAGAAACAGTGATCAGGGTTCTCTCAGATGTCAAGATTCCCGAGTACAGACCCTCAGAGAAA TGTATAGAGACTGATGAGACAGCAAAGAAGCCTGATCACATGAAGATGCCTCTAAGCagtgaagaggagagggaggccATCACTCAGCTGGAGCAGGCCATCGCCTCTGACAGTGTCACAGCAG AGCGGTTACAGATGAGTCCACTGCAGTTTGAAAAGGACGATGACAGCAACGGCCACATGGACTTTGTCACATCAGCGTCTGCTCTCAGAGCCAGGATGTACTCCATTGAGCCCGCTGACAGACTCAAGACCAAACGAATTGCTGGCAAGATCATCCCTGCAATTGCCACGGCAACAGCTGCTGTGGCTGGACTG GTGGCCCTGGAGTTGATCAAGGTGGTTGGAGGCAATGAATttgaatctttcaaaaactgcTTCTTTAACTTGGCCATCCCTGTAGTGGTGCTGACTGAGCCAGCAGCagtaaaacagacacacatcag GGACAACATCTACTTCTCCATCTGGGACTGTTGGACTATCTTCGGCCATGAGGACTTCACTCTCTCTGATTTCATGAACGCAGTGAGG GAAAAGTATGGAATTGAACCCACTATGGTTGTCCATGGTGTGAAGATGCTGTATGTGCCTGTGATGCCTGGACACTCAAAGAGACTCAAGCTGAC GATGCAAAAGCTGATCAAACCATCAGTAGACCGCCGCTACGTTGACCTCACTGTGTCATTTGCTCCGGAGGCAGACGGAGAAGATGACCTCCCTGGTCCTCCCGTCAGGTACTTCTTCAGCCGCAATGGAGAGACACCTTGA
- the polr1e gene encoding DNA-directed RNA polymerase I subunit RPA49, with protein sequence MSTNMAASCSLVCCGEERDSDKAVIVRFSNGRVKNADKLDLMMYKNADDSNPRKRSRRILAAETHRLSYVGNNFGAGSMKCNSLCKYYVGVLNRQSMQMEVHSAQIFNMQPIVPGETQAAKPQDTIMTYRDKVDSLIEAFGTNKQKRALSSRRLNQVGSDTLHQAVANAANSVIDQKGLEALQQEVADSEAQGDLALHLPPCNANADKPESVYLFDHLLSPAEFGALEQAGSKMAELTSEKLLKMRDGGGFLCVLKLLENMPSVEGEARDKTTRCAFYLLMLLKLAQQRSITKKFGQEEGCPRIIQNKLLRTFTVETFNNGRVQNIVSASMRAKLAAYSLALLLHVSHMTADLTLLHRDLGITEARMIEVAKSMGLTLNKQPQVKAEEAALQDTNRQASLVLPLIKYNQFMERRKRKKMH encoded by the exons ATGTCAACAAACATGGCGGCCTCCTGCTCGTTGGTGTGTTgcggagaggagagagactCCGACAAAGCTGTTATTG TCCGCTTTTCAAACGGCAGGGTGAAAAATGCAGACAAACTGGACTTGATGATGTACAAGAACGCAGATGACAGTAACccgaggaagaggagcagacGGATCCTG GCTGCTGAAACGCACAGACTGTCATATGTTGGAAATAACTTTGGAGCGGGGTCCATGAAATGCAACAGCCTTTGCAA ATATTATGTAGGAGTGCTGAACAGGCAGAGCATGCAGATGGAGGTGCACAGCGCTCAGATCTTCAACATGCAGCCGATTGTACCAGGAGAGACGCAGGCTGCCAAACCCCAAGACACCATCATGACCTACAGAGACAAG gtTGACTCTCTGATTGAAGCGTTTGGCACCAACAAACAGAAGAGAGCTCTGAGTTCCCGCAGGCTGAACCAGGTGGGCAGCGACACCCTGCATCAAGCTGTGGCTAACGCCGCCAACAGCGTCATCGACCAGAAGGGTCTGGAAG CTCTCCAACAGGAAGTGGCCGACTCAGAGGCGCAGGGAGACCTGGCTCTCCATCTGCCCCCCTGCAACGCAAATGCTGACAAACCTGAGAGCGTCTACCTGTTTGACCATC TCCTGAGTCCTGCGGAGTTCGGGGCTTTGGAGCAGGCCGGCTCCAAGATGGCAGAGCTCACCTCTGAGAAGCTGCTGAAgatgagagatggaggagg gtttttgtgtGTCCTGAAGCTGTTGGAGAACATGCCGTCTGTGGAGGGTGAAGCCAGAGATAAGACGACTCGCTGCGCCTTTTACCTCCTCATGCTCCTCAAACTGGCGCAGCAGAGGAGCATCACCAAAAAGT TTGGACAGGAGGAAGGCTGTCCTCGCATCATTCAGAACAAACTGCTCAGGACATTCACTGTGGAGACTTTCAACAACGGCAG GGTCCAGAACATAGTGTCAGCATCAATGCGAGCTAAATTAGCAGCGTACTCCTTGGCCCTGCTGCTGCATGTGAGTCACATGACTGCTGACCTCACATTGCTGCACCGTGACCTGGGAATCACCGAGGCCAG GATGATTGAAGTGGCAAAGTCGATGGGACTGACCCTCAATAAACAACCTCAAGTGAAGGCTGAGGAGGCCGCGCTGCAAGACACCAACCGGCAGGCCTCTCTTGTTCTACCTCTGATcaaatataatcagttcatgGAGCGACGGAAACGCAAGAAAATGCACTGA